One part of the Arabidopsis thaliana chromosome 4, partial sequence genome encodes these proteins:
- a CDS encoding uncharacterized protein (unknown protein; FUNCTIONS IN: molecular_function unknown; INVOLVED IN: biological_process unknown; LOCATED IN: cellular_component unknown; Has 0 Blast hits to 0 proteins in 0 species (source: NCBI BLink).), translated as MVRSELGRIRFLLGAEMAPAPVISRRSCSMSPTLETIFEERSDDFCHQDRYHTVVVGQRNRLFLLVPAIISAVSCVLLYRQDRVVRFS; from the coding sequence ATGGTTAGATCAGAATTAGGAAGAATAAGATTCTTATTAGGAGCTGAAATGGCGCCGGCGCCGGTGATTTCTCGCCGGAGTTGTTCAATGTCTCCGACACTTGAGACcatttttgaagaaagatcCGATGATTTTTGTCATCAAGATCGTTATCACACTGTCGTCGTGGGACAAAGAAAtcgtttgtttcttcttgttccgGCGATCATATCAGCCGTatcttgtgttttgttgtataGACAGGATCGTGTTGTTCGATTTTCttga